A single genomic interval of Penicillium psychrofluorescens genome assembly, chromosome: 2 harbors:
- a CDS encoding uncharacterized protein (ID:PFLUO_002372-T1.cds;~source:funannotate), which produces MQFTDEQAEDVKSWVVKKLEDISDADSDVLADYVLALVRSDAPDEEIRKVSVENLEDFLREHTTSFVDELFATFDPKKAAAPPATLSQSQAQFPSDLPQSFPPSQPQHPINAPTGPRGSPYGPGGGQDGANFPNRKRTYNEGFQADQEPQEGMLQNRAFKTPRRGGGRGGGRGDWMGRDSRQGQQFAQPPPGGFPMMPPGFPPFDQNDPMAAMMAMQSMGFPQMPGMPPMPGMPGAPQPGEQVNQPCPFYETQGICYLGAACPYQHGDAGKEEEYDPKNLGRMADSRGPGRGGERGRGRGRGGPNARGRGGRSDFSSAGPNEDRTIKTIVVEQIPDDKFSEEAVREFFSQFGNITDVSLQPYKKLALVQYETYPEAKAAWSSPKVIFDNRFVKVYWHKPGRKDEKNGEAQPEAPAFNQEEFEKQQEEAQRAHEERAKKRQETEEAKQALERQRDELFKKQQEEKARLLERLGGAAEPSNGTGAAEGSPVEAPADENASDQTKQLRAQLAALEAEAKSLGLDPSNAGAAGVRGGYRGRGRGRGGYRGRGGYDPSYRGGYRGRGGFAPRGRGSVLRLDNRPRRVSVTGVELNSDKDEALRQYLIGIGEYESITPKPGHSDSVIVEFKERYQAEKFMFSPWNIPSVGEVQLEWVANPPIAVPTSTPADETKTGPELAEDDQDTVMQSEPAVNEMPAGKEEVHDMDYDVAEEDSWGVE; this is translated from the exons ATGCAATTCACCGATGAACAAGCCGAGGACGTGAAGAGTTGGGTGGTGAAGAAACTGGAGGACAT CTCTGATGCGGACTCCGACGTACTTGCAGATTATGTCCTGGCGCTCGTCAGATCCGATGCGCCGGATGAGGAGATCAGAAAGGTTTCCGTCGAGAACTTGGAGGACTTCTTGCGCGAAC ACACAACTTCTTTCGTTGATGAGCTCTTCGCCACATTCGATCCCAAAAAAGCCGCTGCGCCGCCAGCGACCCTTTCTCAGAGTCAGGCGCAGTTCCCAAGCGACCTCCCGCAATCTTTTCCCCCGTCTCAGCCACAGCACCCGATCAATGCGCCAACCGGCCCGAGGGGGTCTCCCTACGGACCAGGGGGAGGACAAGATGGGGCGAATTTTCCGAACCGGAAACGTACGTATAACGAGGGATTCCAGGCAGATCAAGAACCTCAGGAGGGCATGCTCCAGAACCGCGCTTTCAAAACCCCCCggcgtggtggaggaagaggtggtgGCCGCGGAGACTGGATGGGCCGGGATAGCCGCCAGGGACAGCAGTTTGCGCAGCCACCGCCTGGCGGATTCCCTATGATGCCGCCTGGGTTCCCGCCGTTTGATCAGAACGATCccatggcggcgatgatggctATGCAGAGTATGGGTTTCCCGCAAATGCCGGGAATGCCGCCTATGCCCGGTATGCCTGGCGCCCCGCAGCCCGGCGAGCAGGTTAATCAACCCTGCCCATTCTATGAAACCCAGGGTATCTGTTACTTGGGTGCCGCATGTCCGTATCAGCatggagatgctggaaaAGAGGAAG AATATGATCCAAAGAACTTAGGCCGTATGGCCGACTCCAGGGGCCCGGGACGTGGTGGCGAACGTGGACGCGGCCGTGGGCGTGGAGGGCCTAAtgcgcgaggacgaggcggcCGGTCTGATTTCTCGTCGGCAGGACCGAACGAGGACCGAACAATCAAAACAATTGTGGTTGAGCAGATCCCTGACGATAAGTTCTCTGAGGAGGCCGTGCGGGAGTTTTTCTCTCAATTCGGCAACATCACCGACGTCTCGTTGCAGCCTTACAAAAAGCTGGCTTTGGTCCAATATGAGACATATCccgaggccaaggcggcTTGGTCCAGCCCTAAGGTCATTTTTGACAACCGCTTCGTTAAGGTCTACTGGCACAAGCCTGGCCGGAAGGACGAAAAGAACGGAGAAGCCCAGCCAGAAGCCCCGGCGTTCAACCAGGAAGAGTTCGAGaagcagcaagaagaagcccaaaGGGCACACGAGGAAAGGGCAAAGAAACGTCAGGAGACCGAAGAAGCCAAACAGGCTCTAGAGCGGCAGCGCGATGAGCTATTCAAAAAGcaacaggaagaaaaagcgcgCCTGCTGGAACGACTCGGCGGAGCTGCAGAACCGAGCAATGGCACTGGTGCTGCAGAGGGTTCGCCTGTCGAAGCACCCGCAGATGAGAATGCTAGTGATCAGACCAAGCAATTGCGTGCACAGCTGGCGGCTCTCGAGGCCGAGGCAAAGAGCCTCGGATTGGATCCCTCAAACGCTGGCGCCGCTGGTGTTCGGGGTGGCTACCGCGGTAGGGGCcgcggccgaggtggatACCGTGGACGCGGCGGATATGACCCTTCGTACCGCGGAGGATATCGTGGACGCGGTGGATTTGCGCCTCGCGGCCGAGGCAGCGTACTTCGTCTGGATAACCGGCCCCGTCGGGTCTCTGTGACGGGCGTCGAGCTGAACTCGGACAAGGACGAAGCGCTGAGACAGTATCTGATT GGCATCGGTGAATATGAATCCATCACGCCTAAACCGGGCCATTCCGACTCGGTGATCGTCGAGTTCAAGGAACGCTACCAGGCCGAGAAGTTCATGTTCAGTCCCTGGAATATTCCTTCGGTGGGCGAGGTCCAACTTGAATGGGTGGCTAACCCGCCTATCGCGGTTCCGACATCTACCCCGGCGGACGAGACTAAGACCGGCCCTGAACtggccgaggatgatcagGATACTGTCATGCAATCCGAGCCCGCGGTCAATGAAATGCCTgctggcaaagaagaagtCCATGATATGGATTATGACGTTGCGGAGGAGGATAGCTGGGGGGTGGAATGA
- a CDS encoding uncharacterized protein (ID:PFLUO_002373-T1.cds;~source:funannotate) produces MVNFTIEEIRALMDKPANIRNMSVIAHVDHGKSTLSDSLVQRAGIISAAKAGESRFMDTRPDEQDRCITIKSTAISLYAKFPDPEDLKEIPQKVDGHEFLINLIDSPGHVDFSSEVTAALRVTDGALVVVDCVSGVCVQTETVLRQALTERIKPVLIINKVDRALLELQVSKEDLYQSFSRTIESVNVIIATYFDKSLGDVQVYPDRGTIAFGSGLHGWAFTVRQFAIKYAKKFGVDRKKMLERLWGDNYFNPKTKKWTKNGEFEGKTLERAFNQFILDPIFKVFAAVNHNKRDEIMALLEKLEVKLASEEKDLEGKQLLKVVMRKFLPAADALLEMICIHLPSPVTAQKYRAETLYEGPTDDAACIGIRDCDPKAPLMLYVSKMVPTSDKGRFYAFGRVYAGTVKSGLKVRIQGPNYTPGKKEDLFIKAIQRTILMMGRFIEPIEDVPAGNIVGLVGIDQFLLKSGTLTTDETAHNLKVMKFSVSPVVQRSVEVKNAADLPKLVEGLKRLSKSDPCVLTLINESGEHVVAGAGELHLEICLKDLEEDHAGVPLRISDPVVSYRETVSGVSSMTALSKSPNKHNRLYMTAQPIDEEVSLAIEAGKISPRDDFKARARVLADDYGWDVTDARKIWCFGPDTTGANLLVDQTKAVQYLNEIKDSVVSGFQWATREGPVAEEPMRSVRFNILDVTLHADAIHRGGGQLIPTARRVLYAAAMLADPGVLEPIFNVEIQVPEQAMGGIYGVLTRRRGHVYSEEQRPGTPLFNVKAYLPVNESFGFPADLRSATGGQAFPQSVFDHWAILPGGSPLDSTTKPGQVVAEMRKRKGLKEQIPGYENYYDKL; encoded by the exons ATGGTCAA CTTCACCATCGAGGAG ATCCGTGCCCTGATGGACAAGCCGGCCAACATCCGGAACATGTCCGTCATTGCTCACG TCGATCACGGAAAGTCCACCCTCTCCGACTCTCTGGTCCAGCGTGCCGGTATCATTTCGGCCGCCAAGGCCGGTGAGTCTCGGTTCATGGACACCCGTCCCGATGAGCAGGACCGTTGCATTACCATCAAGTCCACCGCCATCTCCCTGTACGCCAAGTTCCCCGACCCGGAGGACCTGAAGGAGATCCCCCAGAAGGTCGACGGCCACGAGTTCCTGATCAACCTGATCGACTCGCCCGGTCACGTTGACTTCTCGTCCGAGGTCACGGCCGCTCTCCGTGTCACCGACGgtgccctcgtcgtcgtcgactGCGTGTCCGGTGTCTGTGTCCAGACCGAGACCGTGCTGCGTCAGGCCCTGACCGAGCGTATCAAGCCGGTCCTGATCATCAACAAGGTCGACCGTGCTCTGCTCGAGCTGCAGGTGTCCAAGGAGGATCTGTACCAGTCTTTCTCCCGTACCATCGAGTCCGTCaatgtcatcatcgccacctACTTCGACAAGTCTCTCGGTGATGTCCAGGTCTACCCCGACCGCGGCACCATCGCCTTCGGTTCCGGTCTGCACGGCTGGGCGTTCACCGTCCGTCAGTTCGCTATCAAGTACGCCAAGAAGTTCGGTGTcgaccgcaagaagatgcTGGAGCGTCTGTGGGGTGACAACTACTTCAACcccaagaccaagaagtGGACCAAGAACGGTGAGTTCGAGGGCAAGACCCTGGAGCGTGCCTTCAACCAGTTCATCCTGGACCCCATCTTCAAGGTCTTCGCCGCTGTCAACCACAACAAGCGTGACGAGATCATGGCCCTCctggagaagctcgaggTCAAGCTGgcctccgaggagaaggaccTCGAGGGCAAGCAGCTCCTCAAGGTTGTCATGCGCAAGTTCCTGCCTGCCGCCGACGCtctgctggagatgatctgTATCCACCTGCCCTCGCCCGTCACTGCCCAGAAGTACCGTGCCGAGACTCTGTACGAGGGTCCCACCGACGACGCGGCCTGCATTGGTATCCGCGACTGTGACCCCAAGGCTCCTCTGATGCTTTACGTGTCCAAGATGGTGCCGACCTCCGATAAGGGCCGTTTCTACGCCTTCGGTCGTGTCTACGCCGGTACCGTCAAGTCCGGTCTCAAGGTCCGCATCCAGGGTCCCAACTACACCCctggcaagaaggaggacCTGTTCATCAAGGCCATCCAGCGTACCATTCTGATGATGGGTCGCTTCATCGAGCCCATTGAGGATGTTCCCGCCGGTAACATCGTCGGTCTGGTCGGTATCGATCAGTTCCTGCTCAAGTCGGGTACCCTGACCACCGACGAGACCGCCCACAACCTCAAGGTCATGAAGTTCTCCGTCTCGCCCGTCGTGCAGCGTTCCGTGGAGGTCAAGAACGCCGCTGACCTGCCCAAGCTGGTCGAGGGTCTCAAGCGTCTGTCCAAGTCCGACCCTTGTGTCCTCACCCTCATCAACGAGTCTGGTGAGCACGTCGttgccggtgccggtgaGCTGCACCTGGAGATCTGCCTGAAGGATCTCGAGGAGGACCACGCCGGTGTGCCCCTGCGCATCTCCGACCCCGTCGTGTCCTACCGTGAGACTGTGTCCGGCGTGTCGAGCATGACTGCCCTGTCCAAGTCGCCCAACAAGCACAACCGTCTGTACATGACTGCTCAGcccatcgacgaggaggtCTCCCTCGCCATCGAGGCTGGCAAGATCAGCCCCCGTGACGACTTCAAGGCTCGTGCCCGTGTCCTGGCTGACGACTACGGTTGGGATGTCACCGATGCCCGTAAGATTTGGTGCTTCGGTCCCGACACCACCGGTGCCAACTTGCTGGTCGACCAGACCAAGGCCGTTCAGTACCTGAACGAAATCAAGGACTCCGTGGTCTCTGGTTTCCAGTGGGCCACCCGCGAGGGTCCCGTTGCTGAGGAGCCCATGCGCTCCGTCCGCTTCAACATCCTGGATGTTACCCTGCACGCCGATGCCATCCaccgtggtggtggtcagctCATCCCCACTGCCCGTCGTGTCCTGTACGCCGCCGCCATGCTGGCTGACCCCGGTGTTCTCGAGCCCATCTTCAACGTCGAGATCCAGGTGCCCGAGCAGGCCATGGGTGGTATCTACGGTGTCCTCACCCGCCGTCGTGGTCACGTCTACTCCGAGGAGCAGCGCCCCGGTACTCCTCTGTTCAACGTCAAGGCCTACCTGCCCGTCAACGAGTCGTTCGGTTTCCCCGCCGATCTGCGCTCCGCCACCGGTGGCCAGGCCTTCCCCCAGTCCGTTTTCGACCACTGGGCCATCCTCCCCGGTGGCTCCCCTCTCGACTCGACCACCAAGCCCGGTCAGGTCGTCGCCGAGATGCGGAAGCGCAAGGGTCTCAAGGAGCAGATCCCCGGCTACGAGAAC TACTACGACAAGCTGTAA